One genomic window of Terriglobia bacterium includes the following:
- a CDS encoding toll/interleukin-1 receptor domain-containing protein, with the protein MARCTAPVRGHRSASAAAECPACGSRYGRSYGSYGYSSPSYGSYSSPSYSSSGSSGGGSVSNARPRWSPAGSSVVYTPTEVRTLTPFRESVEKRVSLPDLRDVFLCHAWDDRAGAAKELHDQLESRGVKVWFSEKDVVLGTPLLREIDRGLAKSRVGIVLVTPALLSRLRAEGIADKELSALLARDLLVPIVHNTTYEALREVSPLLGSRSGLSTAENPMAQVAAKLAELVAP; encoded by the coding sequence ATGGCAAGATGCACAGCACCGGTAAGAGGCCATCGCTCAGCGAGCGCTGCGGCGGAATGCCCTGCATGTGGTAGCCGCTATGGCCGCAGCTATGGCAGCTACGGGTACTCATCCCCGTCCTACGGGTCATACTCATCCCCGTCGTACTCCTCGTCGGGGAGCAGCGGCGGCGGGTCCGTCAGCAACGCAAGGCCGCGCTGGTCGCCAGCCGGTTCGTCGGTGGTGTACACGCCTACCGAGGTGAGGACACTCACGCCATTCCGCGAGAGCGTCGAAAAGCGAGTTTCCCTGCCTGACCTTCGGGACGTCTTCCTTTGCCATGCGTGGGACGACCGGGCAGGTGCCGCTAAGGAATTGCACGATCAACTCGAGTCGCGCGGCGTCAAGGTCTGGTTTAGCGAGAAGGACGTCGTCCTCGGCACGCCGTTGCTCCGCGAAATCGATAGGGGACTGGCGAAATCGCGGGTCGGGATCGTGCTGGTGACCCCTGCACTGCTGAGCCGCCTCCGAGCAGAAGGCATTGCCGACAAAGAGCTTTCGGCGCTCCTAGCACGTGACCTGCTCGTTCCCATCGTGCACAACACGACATACGAAGCTCTCCGCGAAGTCAGTCCCCTGCTCGGCTCGCGAAGCGGCCTGAGTACTGCAGAAAATCCGATGGCACAGGTCGCGGCCAAGCTCGCCGAGCTGGTCGCCCCCTAG